DNA sequence from the Centroberyx gerrardi isolate f3 chromosome 22, fCenGer3.hap1.cur.20231027, whole genome shotgun sequence genome:
TAGATTTCTAATTAGCTAACAGTCATGCCATTAAGGTACTCTGTGATAGTGCTTTGACAGCTTGTGTTGCTGTTTGATGTCAGCATTGTAGACTGGCCCTATTGCACTTGTTTTGATTATGCCTCCTCACTCTGAGATCTTGTCACTGTCATTCATGTCTGAGAGGATACATCTGTGTCTGTGCCAGGATTTAAATTGGTTGACATCTTGAATCTGTAATATTTTGGGAATCAGTTAGATATGATGATTTAACATCCTCTCTTTCCACTCTCAGTGCAAAACGGATCAATGCATCAAAAGGATGGTGTGAACGATGATGATTTTGAGCCTTACCTAAGCGGCCAGACAAATCAGGTAATGTCCCACAACGTACCATATATACAGGGTCTGTACAGAGTGATAACCTGTTACCTTGTGGCCAGTGTTTAGCTTATAGCCTAATGCTTTCTATGGGTATAAAATTCCTGTTATGTTCTCCTTGTGAGTGGCTGACAAACATGGAACTATTCCCACTGAATAGTTCAATATTTTGCTGTAAGCCAAGAAATATTATATGGCCATGGTCATCCCAGTTTGTCTGAGTTTGTTCCTAAAGGGGACAGGTGTCCTTATATTGGGCTCAACATAAAAACTATcctgtaatataatgtaatcaTTTTTACTTAGTTGATATTGTTCATGTTATTTGCACCGCCCTCTGTCACTCATTATAGTCCATTAACTGGCAGCCTCTCTGCCCCATACAGAGTAACAGCTACCCACCAATGTCTGATCCCTACATGCCCAGCTACTATGCTCCATCCATCGGTTTCCCATACTCTCTGGGAGAGGCTgcttggtccacagcaggagacCCTCCTATGCCCTACTTGACTACCTATGGACAGATGAGCAATGGCGAGCCTCACTTCATCCCCGACGGTGTGTTCAGCCAGCCAGGTGCCCTGGGGAACACCCCGCCCTTCCTCAGTCAGCATGGCTTCAACTTCTTCCCTGGCAATGCAGACTTTTCCACCTGGGGCACCAGTGTCTCTCAGGGCCAGTCCACACAGAGCTCAGTCTACAGTAACAGCTATGGGTATGCTCCCAGCTCGCTGGGTCGGGCCATCACGGACGGACAGGCCGGCTTTGGAAGCGACACCCAGCTCAGTAAGGTCCCGGTGCTGAACAGCATCGAGCAGGGCATGACAGGGTTAAAACTGGGTACGGACATGGTGGCAGCTGTCACCAAAACTGTGGGCTCCCCTCTAGGAGGCGCAGCAGGTATGAGCAGTATGGCAGCCAATAACCTGCCTCCGTCTGTCAGCTCATCCGCACCTAAACCTGCCTCCTGGGCAGCCATCGCGAGGAAGCCGGCCAAGCCCCAGCCCAAGGTCAAACCCAAAGCCAACATGGGAATGGGGGGAGGCATcaccatccctcctccccccataAAGCACAATATGAACATTGGCACTTGGGACGATAAGGGCTCTCTCAACAAGCCCCAATTAGCTCAGGCTATGATGCCCCCCCAGCCTATGGTGCAGCAGCCTCTCCTCGCGCAGCCCCAGCCTCTGCTGCAGAACCCTCTGCCCCCGCAGCCTCAGCACCAGCCGCAgcaccaacaccaccaacaccaacaccaacaccaacaccaccaacaccaacaccaacaccaccaacaccaacaccaacaccaacccttccagctccagtctctccagtcCCCCCAACACCCCCAGCCTCTGCCCCCTGGCCCTCCtcacccccacctctcctctcaacCCGGCCCCCCCCAGCCCCTTCATCAGCAGCACCCCCAGCAGCCTGGGCCACCCCCCAACCGTTGGGTGGCCCCCAGGAACCGGGGGGCTGCTTTTAACCAGGGTGGCGGGATGGAGGGCTTTGGCCTGGGTGGGGGAGTCCCGCTGAGTGCCTCCCCTTGCTCTGGAGAGGTGCATCCTGTGCTGGAGAAACTCCGTGCCCTCAACAACTACAACCCCAAAGACTTTGACTGGAGCTTGAAAAACGGACGTGTTTTCATTATCAAGAGCTATTCAGAAGATGACATCCACCGCTCCATCAAGTACTCCATCTGGTGCAGCACAGAGCACGGCAACAAGCGCCTGGATGGGGCCTACCGCTCTCTGGGCAGCAAGGGGCCGCTCTACCTGTTGTTCAGCGTCAACGGCAGCGGCCACTTCTGCGGTGTGGCCGAGATGCGCTCGCCGGTGGACTACAATGCCTATGCAGGTGTCTGGTCTCAGGACAAGTGGAAGGGCAAGTTCGAGGTGAAGTGGGTTTTCGTCAAAGACGTGCCCAACAACCAGCTGCGACACATCCGGCTGGAGAACAATGACAACAAGCCGGTGACCAACTCCAGGGACACTCAGGAAGTGCCTCTGGAGAAGGCCAAACAAGTGCTTAAAATTATCGCCACTTACAAGCATACCACCTCAATCTTTGATGACTTTGCACATTATGAGAAAcgtcaggaggaagaggaggctctGAGGAGGgtgagataaacacacacacaaacaaactcggAGCCCTGTCCGCTGTGAATAGCTTGTTTGTATGCATggcagtttagtttagttaccCTTTGACTCAAAGTGACGCTAACTTTCACTGAGTCACTGTTGAAGACTAGCCAGCTATGTCAGTAATCAGCTGATGTTGTTCCACCTGCTCTTAGACAGAGGTTGTAACATCCTGTGGTTGAATGAACAGTCTGGCGTAAATGGGACTTCCCAGAGGCCTGTCAGCAGATTTCTGTTGCCACCATTGCTCATCAGCAAGTTCAGGAAACACTGATCATCAGCCATCTTGTGCTGTTGAGAGTGCGATGATTTTCCCAAGTGGAGTTAGATGCACGGAGGTTTCCTGAAATAGCCCACATTCCTGGCATTCCTTCTCTCAGACAAAGACAGATGTAGGCTCTGATCTCCCTTTGAACGCCAGGCCTCTCCGCTCTCCACAGGCTCCTCATGCTTTATTAGCCTTTAACAACATAAGCCCCCGGCCTGCAAACTGGCTGCAGTGTGCCTTGCAGTTGGTACAGTTTGTCTTAGAGGTTCTAATGGGTTgatttttcaaaacatttcctacaaaaatacatgattaAAATGCATGATTACATTTCTCTGTGCTCGTAGTTCTGAAAAGCAAACATGGTGCAAGCCTGTCCCTGCTGAGGGGAAACTGAAATATGTTGCAGTGGTAATTATAGTGGTGCAACAGTGCCACAAATGGTAGTATTAGTACAAAATGCTCTACTACTGTGGGATATGATACCAGCCAAGGAGTGAATAACATGTTATCATAACTAGCACTCTGCTGCATTCATTCCTAGATACACCGGTATGCTAATCTAATTGCATTTAGAAAACCCCCACGAccggctccctctctctcgccccctctcCCACTGGTGGTGCTCCATTGATGCTGTATTGACTCCTTGCTCCTGACCTTGTTAATATGCACTGGGTTACTTTCTCATAAATATTTCAAGTCAATGTTTTCAGGCTTCTGAAAACAACCTGTCAGTAGAGAGCCTGTTTCATCGCGCGTTGTGCAGGCGTTGCGCTGTGCTGCTTTTGTAGCCCTGACCTCCTACATGACAGGATCAGCCCAACTGAGGCCTCAGCCTCCTTCGCCTGACAAGGTTAATTGTTCTCCATTGTTTTGCCTGTCCTTCTCGCACTTTGAGAGGTGTCAAACCAGCCCAGCTGCCTGCACTATAACACCTTCCCAATATGTTTGTAAAGCTAACTTTGACTCTAAATGTTGCAGGGTTTTATTAGCATTGATCCCTAATTTGGAGATGAATACATAGAGGGTAGCCTATTTCTGGATATAAGACGGAGTATAAAAATATAATGCGAATGCCGGTCAGTCCATGGCTACGGCTATATCACCCCAGTAAAGAAGTAGTCAATTGAGTTGATATGGATGTAGGGAAGGAGCTTCATTACCTGAAAAGCAGGACTGAGGTCAATTCGGGCAGaggattttcttcaaaaatgAAAACCTGAAGAAAATCCTTTTGCCAAAAAATGTTCTTACACCCAATCTATGAAGGAATTCTTGATAacagtttttatcattattaagTGAATTGCAATCTCAATTTACCTTTTTAGATCGAGTGAATTGAAAGTGATTTGACCCCCAACCGTGCTGAGTGAAAAAGTCCTCTATAGACTCAGATTTTGTGGAGGGCTTTGTCCACCCTGAGCCCCTGCCCTAGTCTGAGCAGCCCTGCTGGGTATAGAGTTACACTAGGGGCCTGGGTCTCACTGGGCCTTCCCCAGGCCACTGACATGGACACCAAACCCTCAAAGAGAACACTGTCCCACCTGGAAAATGGGACAAAAAGTCAACCGTCAAGTCTGCTCAGTGACGTCAGTCCATGAAGGTTATTATTTCCCCAGGCTGTTTTGAATTCCATGCTTTTGGTCTGTTGGGCAACACAGGTTTAGATCACATGCAGTTTATGATATTCTggaatgcaatttttttttccagtgttttttttaaactcccAACTGCTGAACAGCGTTCTTGCTTTTTTGTGATCCCGAACACACCCTTGAATATTTGATATTTGAGTTGTGTTGTGATTACTCGTGTTTTGTTGAGTATGCATTGTACGGGTCTTATGTTTATCCGAGGCTGAGTGAGACTTATTACTACGTGCTGAAAGTAGTGAGTGCAGTATCATGCCCCAAGTGTAAACATAGCTTACATTTTGGTCAGTGCATAGCTTAGGTCTGCTgaactcattctctctctctttcttacagtGGATACGCTCTAGCTCTAACTCTGGTTCTTTGAGCACTGAATGGAGAAAACAGTGGGTATCACCACCATGATTGATTAGTTTTCCTGCCACTTAATAAAAATCACTACGGGAGTATAGGCCCggccaaacaaaataaattaataaaaggaaTTCAAAGGAGTCTTATAGTTATGTGGTTCTCAGCTTAGAAGTTTTTTCCTCCGAAGAGCCCTGTATGGAAAATGAGGGTTCATGAGGCTGAAATATTCTTTGGGCAGTCTGTTCGGTGAATAGctaatcaccatcatcattatccttgcagtgtttgtcttgtttttatcagTTCATCAAAGTAAGTGAGGCCTAGTGGCGTCTTAAATGGTACCACTATTATTGCAATACCATGTTAAAGAAAATGTATTGCTTGAATTTGCAATTTGGACAAAACATTGGTGATTCTATGGTCCAGGCTTCAAATGTCTGTCACTGCCACCAGAAAATTAGCTGCAGGTTTACCAGATACGCATTAGAAGTACCTTCCATAGGAAATCTCATAGAAAGGAATTTTCTTAATCTATGGCTAGTCCATGTCTGTACGACCAGTTCTAGGAGTCATACTGTACAAAATCATTATTTATAATGTGCCCCTGCAAACTGGAACAATGCAAGACAGGGAGACTGCATTTGGTTAGAGACTTCTGAAGTGATAGCTGTTGAGAATCCCAAATAGCCAGAATTGATAAATATATTCTCATTGTGCTTACTTGGGTTCTCTGGGTTCACCAGACCCTGCTTTGAGAACTACTAGAACAGATGGATAAAATTGTTAAAACCCCCATGAACCTCTAAGAAAAAGTACAAGATCTCTTTTTAACCAGGCCTATAATGGTGTAAATAAGCCACAGGAGCCCCAGTCTGGAACTGCAGTGTCACTCTCCTGTTGACCGACGTTGTCAGCTCATTAccagctttgtttacatagtgatagTGAAATATTTTTTCCCTCTGAAATTTAGTCTGGGCTTTTGCTCCAAAGACTGACAGCTAAATGTGTTTTAtcatgtattttgagttatgatggatTAAGAAAATTCTTAAATAGGATATTTTCCACTTAGAATTCAAAGAACATTTATGAATAGACCCAAAATAGAGACATTAAGTTAATTCTGCATTGTATCATTGTAAGTGCACTTTTTAATTTCGAGTGTACAGAGTGAACAAGATTGGCCAAGCTGTAAAAACGAAGACCACAACAAATGCAATCATCTGAGATGGCTCTTCTAAAGAGTAAAGACATTATCAGTTTCCTTCCTCAATGGGTTTTGATCATCACTCTCGCAGTAGTGTAATCAGCGGTGCTTTAGTAGATCAGGTACCTTTCCGGACTCAAAGCTCAAAGCGAGTATAATCCCACCGTCACCTCAGACATGAGTGCAACTGTATCTGTTGACATTAGAGAATGAACTATGAGCAAAAAGCCTAAGTAAGGTACAAATCTTCAACTTGGATTTTCCCCCTCCAGTAAGTGATCAAGTGTACAATGAGTAGCTTTACTTAACAAGTGTCACATGAATGGAGGCTGTAAGATCAGACCGGGAAAGCAGCTCTGAGCCCTGctatttatgtttgtttcttCCTCATATTTCTCTCATTCTAATACCATCCATTGataatctctctttttttttctctcttgccaGGAGCGGAACAGAAATAAACAGTAACCTTCAAGCAAGCTCTCTGCTAGAACTGCAACACTAATGACGTAGGACCTTAAATAATTTGCCTAACCACAAGGGGGAAAGGCTCTCACAATCTTTCCGCTGAAGATGACAATGTATCTGAACACTTGAACACGACAATAGATGGACTCATCTGTATCAGTTGACTGGTGCATCAAACCCCGTGTTCCTGTCTCACGAGAAAAAGAACGTAACCCACTTTGAAAACTCTTTGTCTTTAAAGCACTTTCAGTCCTTCTAAACAGCCTCTACCAATACCCTTAACTCTCTAActctgctttcttcttcttctttaattATATTTGTGAtcaactaactgactaaccagAGTAGTCAGAAGATTTCACCAGGcttatttgtaattttttttttttttcaatgcctCAAATGTTTGGGATATTGGTGAGCTTAATCGCCTCCTGAAGAGATTTAAAGATGACATGTATAAATAAATCGTTTACTTGAATCTGTATTCAGCTGTCTCATCCTCCTCAGACAGAGGCTGtggttgattgacaggtgggaTGAATTAATTGGGAAAACGGCCACAATCATGCCAATCACAGGATGTATTCTCCCTCTACCCGTCCCCTTCCTTTCTGCATCCGTTTCTGTGTACCAAAAGATTACGATTATGCAGCAAGCTGGCGAGCGCCGGCTAGTGcacatctttgtttttctctcttgtgATTCTGTCATTCTGAAGTGCATTTGTCTGAGGAGAAACCTGCTGCTCTGGTAGAACTAGTGGTGGCCTCCTTGGGCCGTGTGGGTGACCGTCTTTGCTCTGATGTCGACGTACTGTACCGTACCTCAGGCTCAATCAGGCTGTCTGTCCTCAACAACTCTAGCACTTTTTGGGAGAACCCCCATATCACCCCTCCTGCTTGGCTTGATTGGGATTCCcccaaaaaagcaaaacatcaACTGCAAGGATGTGACAGTTTTCTCCTCTAGGTAACTCACTAGCTAAATAAACATTACTCATGTTTAGCGCAAACCGTGCTTCTGTCTTTTTACTGATTTGGCTCTGAATGTCTCATGTCCAACCAAAATGACTTTTACCTTTAATGTATGCATTATTTGTGGGTGTAATACCACagtaattaatatattcatgcaGGACCATGCAGGAATGTTCCAAAACCTACTTGGGAGAAAGGTTTTATCTACCTTGAGGGAAAGAAGATGAGGTAAAGATTCAGAAAGACATGGCACTGACTTCATCCACCAGGATGGTTGAAGAAATGCGGCCCGTATCTCCCAGACATCTGTAAGTGATATAGTGTGATGACAGACCATGGCATTTCCTATTTGCTGTCTTCAAAGGAAACTCattgaaaatactgttcataAATTACATATTTTCAATTACATAGGCTAATGACTAGGCCTAGTCATAGGGTTCAACTATATGTTTTTTTGAAGACCTACacagatatttttagactgaagccaatattttgtgccaatgttcaataactttaaatatgagccttttcattccaaaataatcagtgttcccccagaattttgcttttgtcagtgtggaaaagcctctgaaacagcatttagatcattgGACACTAAACTCAAATAAAAACCCATaataatgaaattgttttaggtaGGTTAGCAGCATCTTAGGGCAGGTTGACCCACCTTTCCAACGgttaggggaaactctgggaaacGTTAAACCTTTAAATGGAGAATTAATTACAATAAACAATTTGGCAATTAAatcaatgaataaaatgtgcaaagaaaataacatttaatttgtGGGTTTTACAGATTTTGTTTACAGGGTATTCCAGCGGTGGAGGacatgactggccaatatctcataataaaatataccgcccaatatatcagcaaactgatatatcagtctaaccctagtcgtAAGTTAAAGCTGACAAATCATAAAATGGCAATGTCATGCACAGTAGGTTTGCATTCATCATGAGGGGCGACGTTTTCTACTGGTTCATTGCGCTGTGTTTTCCATTGTGACTTCATTCACAGGgagataatcaaatgaaacagacATGGATGCAGAATTGCTGCATGAAGGATGGGATGGGACCCATGAGGTTTGACAACATGGCCGTCACACCATCCACCACCACTATGCACCTGACGCCATTATATTCAATGAGGACAGTGATGCCACTTCAGGTGCTAGATACCCCAATGTGAACATTTTAGATGCAAATGGCTCAGGTGCACTTGGACTTACATCACTTAGTATCCCCAAATTCTGCAGTACAACAGAACAAGACACACCCAGTGTTTCTAAAGTGCAATGAATGGTGTTAGTTCTACATGGAGGTATGATGAGGATGTACATGATGTGAGTTATGATATTAAACATAGAGGGCACAATCTTTATGCCCTTGGCTCATTGGCCCAGTGTCAATTTGTCTCACTATTCATCAGCTCCgcacacatttgttttgtggTCTAACGACTAacgtgtttcagtgtgtgtccaCCAGAGTGCGCCATCATATCATGCAGTTGCAGTTGCCCTCAACTCCCAAGACTTAGTACAATGCCTTTCCTGTAAGCAGCAAAGCTCTCTTTTATTCTCATGCCCTCCAACTCCTCCAGACACAATTATACCAGGATGAGAAGCACTTGTTGTGCTACCACATCTTTGTCGGAGCAATTAATGCCAGCTCGCCAGGCTTTGCagtgagaggggggaagagagagagaggatgtgaacGAGAGTGAGAGAAATCCCCCTTTATGTTTGTCAAGGAGGAATAAAGAGCTGTAATTATAACAGTGGAGGCTTTGGATTGcaacttctctctcctctgtgtgttaaTTTGTACACCCATCAGGTTTTCACAGGCGGCCATTGAAAAGACCACACTCTTCCTGCCTCCATTTGTCTGTGCACACAACAGACAAACTAAGTAGGGGAACTCTATTTATACCATTCACAATGCCCTCACAATTACTGGTTGTATGTGACAGTGTTGAAATGTACAAAGGGACAAATATGCTAACAGTGTTTTAATTAGAGACCTCTGGTTTGTTGGTGATTCTTACCTTGATCATTGAACTGATGAATGGTCTCCCACGGTAACAATCACACTCTCCTTCCATTGTTTCTTAAATAGCATACACTGCTGGTGCTTTAAAACAATTTAGAACAGTACATGAAAAATATATGCACTGCTTCATGCACCGTGATACTGAGAAGCTACTGTAAGTCCACTcccttctttcatttcatttctgcaGCTCTGCATGCTGTTGTGTTACTTGTGcgtgattttgtactaaatatgAATAGAGACTTGATCACACATTCAGAGAACAACCTAATTTGGTTGGTTTCATAACTTTAATGTCACAGCAGCTGGTTTGGCCTCATCCACAGTGGTCAAAGCTGTTCCAAGGGGATGCCAAGCAATCTTTTCACAACCATTAAAAATGTCCTTCCGGAGAGGAATCCATGTTgagtggagatgagagagaaggagcatcCTCTGCTTAGTGAGCTGCATTGCCTTTGAAGATTCAGTCACACTGAAGACTCATCAACACATGGCTCAAGGGAAGGTTAGGTCAAGTCTCATGGCTGACATTTCTCCCCGGTTTTGAAGGTTTTTACACTCTGGGCCATAGTGTGTCACTCAGTAAGCCAGACATTAGTCCTATTGATGACTACGTTAACTGACATTTGGTTGATCAATGGGGTTCGGAGGCAACCTGAAATTATTCAAAAATATGCTTCTCTATTTAGTAATTTTTGAAATGAACATTGTACTGAAGCATCTATACATGTTGCTTGATGCTGCTGGGTAAGTGACCCCAAGTGTTATCACAGAAATGCGACTGCTTCTAAGACAATACATGTAATGAGATCCTCAACTCAGCCCTATATTCAAAGCTGTGCTGAAGTTTCAATGTGTTACTCAACAAGCCAGTTAAATAATCAATagagtttcattttcatttgtagaAATGGGGCTTTGACTGACAGTAATGTCTAAGTTTTCCTCCTGCCCTTTTCCAAGGTGTCTCAGTTGCCATGGTTATATCATTATCTATGAACTGAAAGTGGAGGCTGAGCATTTTCCCAACATAATGATATGATGTAGATCTAAgctggagatttttttttattattatcgttCTGCAAACAATGAAAGAGGAATGAGAGATTCACATTTATTCAAGTGGAGTGTAATATTTTatcaacattttttgtattCTATTAATTCAAATGTTGAATAGAGCAATTAAATTATCAAGgaaatgacattttaatttgtatGGTTTTCTTTGCATTCATATttaatgtatgtattttgtaattgtttatatatttatagcAATGAGTAAAGGTTGAAAGAGCAGTCATGCAGAACATTTTGGTGGCAGAGTTGCAGTTGTTTGAAAAGCCCACAGGGAGGAGCCATCTGTGGTGGGGAAGAGGTCGGACTTAACAGTTTGGTTTGGTAGAATTAGGAGATTCACGATTTTTAGAAGCCTGTCCTCATATTCAAGTTATTTCAAACAGTTATGTTAAAGAGCTTGCAGGCGATTTTGAGCGGAATGGCTTCATATCCCACTGACCTCTTACCACaatagcattgctaacaaattcAAACAGGAGGGTGGTGCCAAATCCTCagaaacaaaaactacaaaaactcTGGGGGGCCGAGTGAACAGAACAAGGATCTAAAACTATTTTTctaaaaacatttaattctCACTTTTTATACATTATGTGCAGCCTTGTAAGTAcataatggaaaataaccatatCGAACATCAAGTCTCTGCCACTCAGTGTAGTATCTGTACTTTCACATTAAGAACAGGTCGAACTGAGCTCATATTGCAACATCCTAATTTCCTTTCCTTGCTTCCCTTAGGAACAGTTTAGTGTCACTGTAATCATCCAGCATCCTTAGAGGTATGACTGTATGACTGTTTCCTGCTGTACAGCCTGTTCTATTTACAGGGCTGGAGAGTAGAGAGTGTATGTAACGGGACTACACTAATCTGGTTACAAAAATGGGTTTGTGTTTAATGTGTTACAGATACTAACAGTATTCAAATCACGTATACGTAAATGATTAAAATAGGCAATTACTTGGATTACTTAAAAGCATGGGGAAACAAGGGGGGAAAGAATTTTGATTGGGATTATAGGCATAACTGTTTTAGACAACTTGACATAATGGTTAGCTGTGGACATGGATGAGGACAATAACTATTCAAACTCTAATTGAGAAATTTGAAGCAATTGTCCTCTTCATATCCTGTTATACTCCATGGATCTAAAAAGAAAACTATTCCAAAAGTAGGTGCAACATCACTGAGTTGGAGTAATCCAACTGAATGTGTTGCTGTTTACAATTTTAAGCAGGTAGTCACTAATGTAACAGATGATATTTTATAAGTACTCACTCACAACCCTGTGTATTtgtgggaaaaacaaaatgtttacgTAAAGCATATAGGCAATGTTTCAAGCGACAGAGAACAAAACAAGACCCAGGGTCATCAATCTATTCACatgtttcctggcaacaagGAGTACCTATCTAAGCAATGCAACCATGTTGATGCAACTCCTTGGGCAACAAATGTTGCCCTATGTATCACTAATATAAGGGGTCTGTGATTAGGTCTCAGTCCAGATTACTCCCAGCCTGAGGAGTGTGTATGCACCCCGCTGCAGTTCTGGTACTCAAAGTACACAATTTTCACTGTCCTTCACAGATCTAAAATGTACAAAAAGTACAATACATgaataaaaacttggtaaaaaGATAACTTCTTTGATCCTACTTTCTTATGCTTTTCAGTCTACTGGAAAGTGAGTGCATACAggtgatgcaaaaaaaataattaaaaaaatcagaGGGAGGGAACCACAGGGAGCCAGGCTAAAATTTGTGCAGGCTCCAGGTGAGGTCTCTTACCTAAGATGGTCTGGACATATCTGGGCCATCATTATTCATTTTACAGTAGGCCATACACTGTCCTTGTTCTGCCCTGAGGTTTCAGGTTATTGTCGATCCACTCTTTTATTTATGGAtaagtgagacagacagaaagcaagagtgaggtagagagagaaggagaatcagacagcagagagaggtacagattgaaaaagagagagagcgactgaGAGGACTGTTACTGTATTTATTTCACAGACTTCTATCTGTATGTTTAATAAGCTGTGCTGCTCTATTAGGACACTTGGCTACGCACAGTTTACCCGGCACCAGGCTTCATATGTGAAACTTTAATCTATGTAGCAGATGGATGAAGTATTTAAActggaggaatggagagaaagcACTGCATCCAGAGGCTTGGCACCACATCTATACTTCATCACTGGACAAGAGCCTCTCTTGCGCTGTGGAGATGATGATTGGAGACTGTACTGGCTATGGTCAAGCTCCTTATTGAATTCAAAGGTCGGAACGTGTCCTGTGCTGGGATAGTGTGCTCAGGCCAAGGGTATGCATTGCAGGGGGTAGGGCAGAATGGAAAGGTCTGAAATGTAAtgcatttgaaatgaaatgaaaaggtaCCTagga
Encoded proteins:
- the ythdf3 gene encoding YTH domain-containing family protein 3 isoform X1 — encoded protein: MSATTVDQRPKGQGNKVQNGSMHQKDGVNDDDFEPYLSGQTNQSNSYPPMSDPYMPSYYAPSIGFPYSLGEAAWSTAGDPPMPYLTTYGQMSNGEPHFIPDGVFSQPGALGNTPPFLSQHGFNFFPGNADFSTWGTSVSQGQSTQSSVYSNSYGYAPSSLGRAITDGQAGFGSDTQLSKVPVLNSIEQGMTGLKLGTDMVAAVTKTVGSPLGGAAGMSSMAANNLPPSVSSSAPKPASWAAIARKPAKPQPKVKPKANMGMGGGITIPPPPIKHNMNIGTWDDKGSLNKPQLAQAMMPPQPMVQQPLLAQPQPLLQNPLPPQPQHQPQHQHHQHQHQHQHHQHQHQHHQHQHQHQPFQLQSLQSPQHPQPLPPGPPHPHLSSQPGPPQPLHQQHPQQPGPPPNRWVAPRNRGAAFNQGGGMEGFGLGGGVPLSASPCSGEVHPVLEKLRALNNYNPKDFDWSLKNGRVFIIKSYSEDDIHRSIKYSIWCSTEHGNKRLDGAYRSLGSKGPLYLLFSVNGSGHFCGVAEMRSPVDYNAYAGVWSQDKWKGKFEVKWVFVKDVPNNQLRHIRLENNDNKPVTNSRDTQEVPLEKAKQVLKIIATYKHTTSIFDDFAHYEKRQEEEEALRRERNRNKQ
- the ythdf3 gene encoding YTH domain-containing family protein 3 isoform X2, with the protein product MRPKGQGNKVQNGSMHQKDGVNDDDFEPYLSGQTNQSNSYPPMSDPYMPSYYAPSIGFPYSLGEAAWSTAGDPPMPYLTTYGQMSNGEPHFIPDGVFSQPGALGNTPPFLSQHGFNFFPGNADFSTWGTSVSQGQSTQSSVYSNSYGYAPSSLGRAITDGQAGFGSDTQLSKVPVLNSIEQGMTGLKLGTDMVAAVTKTVGSPLGGAAGMSSMAANNLPPSVSSSAPKPASWAAIARKPAKPQPKVKPKANMGMGGGITIPPPPIKHNMNIGTWDDKGSLNKPQLAQAMMPPQPMVQQPLLAQPQPLLQNPLPPQPQHQPQHQHHQHQHQHQHHQHQHQHHQHQHQHQPFQLQSLQSPQHPQPLPPGPPHPHLSSQPGPPQPLHQQHPQQPGPPPNRWVAPRNRGAAFNQGGGMEGFGLGGGVPLSASPCSGEVHPVLEKLRALNNYNPKDFDWSLKNGRVFIIKSYSEDDIHRSIKYSIWCSTEHGNKRLDGAYRSLGSKGPLYLLFSVNGSGHFCGVAEMRSPVDYNAYAGVWSQDKWKGKFEVKWVFVKDVPNNQLRHIRLENNDNKPVTNSRDTQEVPLEKAKQVLKIIATYKHTTSIFDDFAHYEKRQEEEEALRRERNRNKQ